AGCCGTATTTCATCATCTTGCGCGCATAGACCATGCCGATCAGGAGGCCGGACAGGAACACGAAGCCCTGCGCATCCTCGACAAAGGCAAACTGTCGGTGATTGATTTCCACCAGCCAGAAGCCGCCGGCAAACACCAGATGGTTGATCAGCATGAAAACGAGGAAGTAACCGCGCATCCCGTCGATCAGGTCAAAGCGTTTCATCTCGATAGCTCTCCGTTCTCACAGGGCCTGCATTGCCCGGCCACCCAGCCCGGCTTGTGGGAGGCCTGGAATTGGATTGTCAACGCTGTTTTGCGCCTGAGGTTCCCTTTCCAAAGCGGTTTAGGTCAGGCGCGAAAAGTCACATTGACGTGTGTGCCCCGTGGTTAGGACGTCGGGACTGAATGATGGATGAATAAAAAAAGGCAATTCCGTGAAGCGATCGAGCCATGCGCCGGTAACATGCCGCGACGAACAGGGCCCAAAGCCTTGCATGGCAAGGCGAAGCCGACATTGCCGCCGAGAACCGGCGGAGATATCACCCGTTAGATTTATCAGTCACTTTTTTGCCAAGGCAAGCCGTGGTCATGGCCCCAACAAACAAAGGCCCGGAGGTTGGCGAACCTCCGGGCCTTTCATTCACTAGACTGCACCTGTCGCCTCAGGCGGCGGCCTGAATGGCGGCAACCTGCCAGTTGTCGTTACCTGGGCGGCGCACGAAGGTCCACATTTCCACCGCTTCGGACGGATGCTGCTCGTCACCCTCGATCACCTTGCCGGAGGTGCGGTCGCGCATCACGTCGATGGCAGAGTAGCGCATGGCAACCGTTGCGTAATCCTGTCCCTCTTCGTGCCAGGCTTCGGCAACGTCGCCCTGCAGCAGCGTCACGTCGCGGACGTCGTTTTTCACGCCGCTGGTGGCATTGTCGCTCAGTTCCTCGGCGAGATAGGACATGGCTTCCGGCGTCGTCAGCTTGCGCAACGTGCCGTAATCCTCCGCACCATAAGCAGACTGAACATCTTGCAGCATCTTCTGGAAGGTTTCGAGGTCACTCTGGGTAATGCCGATCTCATCGCCTTCCGACACGGCATTGGCATGCGGCACCGGTTTGGCGGTGGCGGCAGTCGCAGCCGCTGCACCGCCCGCAGCACCGGCAAGCGCGCCAATCTTCGGGATCTTGAACGAGGATGCGGAAGGACCTGCCTGCGAACCACCGTTAAACGAGGAACCGGAATGATCCGTGCGCTGCGATCCGGCAGCAGAACCATAGGCCGGTTGGCCCTGACGGCGCGAGGCGAAGAAACGCATGGCGAGCATGACCAGACCGCCGATAAGCAGTACCTGCAACAGCATGCCGAAGAAACCGGCCATGCCGCCAAAACCGCCGCCCATCAGCATGCCGAACAGACCGCCCATCAACAGGCCGCCCATCAGACCACCCATCATGCCGCCGAACAGGCCGCGGCTCTGCTGCGGCGCCTGCGCGCCCGGCCGTGCCGGCTGGGCTGCACCCGGTGTTGCCTGGTTGGTATTCGGCGTCATGCTGCGGTTGATCGGCGCCGTCTGTCCGGGGGCTGTGCTGGTCGAAGGCGGCGTTGAAAACGTCCTTGTGCCACGGCTACCGAAACCGCCGCTCGCACGGCGTGCTTCCGCCATGTCTACGGCAACGAAAGACACCGCGATACCGAGCGCGGCGACTGCGAACAAACCCTTGAAGCGCCGAAAGGCAGCAAACATCACTATCTCCTGTTGGCCGCCCTCCCATGAGCAGCATCTCAGCAGGCGATATAGCAACTCATGATCATCATTTTTAGACCACTCGGCTTAAATTTTTTGTGATATGCAACCAAAGCGCGATACCGGCTTGTACCATTACGAAAGCTGGCGGCCAGAAAAGCGAAAAACCCGGCACAGGGTCTCCCCTGTACCGAGCCTTATTGTCCCCTTGGGAGGAACGATAGCTTTATTAATCGACGTTGAAAGTCAGCGGCTTGACCTGGCGGATCGCCGAGTTGGCGCGCAACTTGTCGAGCACCTCTTCGGAAACCGGACCATCGACATAAAGCAGCGCGATGGCGTCCCCGGCTTCCTTTTCACGGCCGAGTTGGAAGTTGGCGATGTTGACGCCAGCCTCACCGAGCGTGGTGCCCATGAAACCGATCATGCCGGGAACGTCGGTGTTGGTGATGTAGATCATGTGTGATCCGACATCGGCATCCATGTTGATGTTCTTGATCTGGATGAAGCGTGGCTTGCCATCCGAAAACACCGTGCCGGCAACCGAGCGGATCTGGTTTTCTGTTTTGACCGTCAGCTTGATGTAACCATCGTAAACGCCGGTCTTGTCGCGCTTGACTTCGGAGAGGATGATACCCTTTTCCTTGATCATGACTGGTGCGGAAACCATGTTCACATCGGCAACCTGGCTGCGGATGAGGCCGGCCAGCAATGCACTGGTCAATGCCTTCGTATTCATGTTGGCGGTTGCGCCGTCGTAAAGAATTTCGATTTCCTTGGTGGCGCTTTCCTGCACCTGACCGACGAAAGAGCCGAGAACATCCGCGAGACGAATGAAGGGCTTCAGGCGCGGTGCTTCTTCCGCCGTGATCGACGGCATGTTGATGGCGTTGGAAACGGCACCCTTGACGAGGTAATCCGACATCTGCTCGGCAACCTGCAGGGCAACATTTTCCTGTGCTTCCGTGGTCGAAGCGCCAAGATGCGGCGTGCAGACGACGTTCGGCAGGCCGAAAAGCGGGCTTTCGGTAGCAGGCTCGACTTCGAATACGTCAAAACCAGCGCCAGCGACATGGCCGGACTTGATGGCTTCGGCAAGAGCAGCCTCATCCACCAGACCGCCACGGGCGCAATTGACGATACGCACGCCCTTCTTGGTCTTGGCGAGGTTTTCGGCATTGAGGATGCCGCGCGTCTTGTCGGTCATCGGAACATGCAGGGTGATGAAATCGGCCTGTGCCAGAAGCTCGTCCAGCTCAACCTTGGTCACGCCCATTTCCTGCGCGCGCTCCGGCGACAGGAAGGGATCGTAGGCAAGAACATGCATCTTGAGGCCAAGTGCGCGCGAGCAGACGATGCCGCCGATATTACCCGCACCGATGACGCCAAGCGTCTTGCCGGTGATTTCGACACCCATGAACTTCGACTTTTCCCACTTGCCGGCCTGCGTGGAGCTATCGGCGGCCGGAAGCTGGCGCGCGACGGCAAACATCAGCGCAATTGCATGTTCGGCAGTGGTGATGGAGTTGCCGAAAGGCGTGTTCATGACGATGATACCGCGGCGAGAAGCAGCCGGAATATCGACATTGTCGACGCCGATGCCGGCGCGACCGATGACCTTGAGGTTGGTCGCAGCTTCGATCAGCTTTTCGGTCGCCTTGGTGGCGGAACGGATAGCCAGACCATCATAATTGCCGATGATTTCGGCAAGCTTGTCCTTGTCCTTGCCGAGCTTCGGCTGGAAATCGACTTCGACGCCACGATCACGGAAAATCTGGACGGCGGTTTCCGACAGTTCGTCGGATACGAGTACGCGAGGTGCCATGGTTCACGGGCTCCTTGAAAAGCGGTGCAGTTTTGAAAGCGGGGAATGTGCGGCCCTGCATCAGCGCAGGGCCGGTATCAAAATCAGGCGGCAGCCCTGGAAAGTGCTGCCTTCTGCGTCTGGTAGGCCCAGGCGAGCCAGGGCATGACGGCTTCCATATCGGCCGTCTCGATGGTGGCGCCGGCCCAGACGCGCAGACCGGACGGTGCGTCGCGGTAAGCGCCGATATCGAGGGCGACATTTTCCTTTTCGAGGAGGGCGACAACGCCCTTGGCGAAATCGGCCTGTGCGGCGGCATCCAGCGCCTGTACGTCGGGATCAACGATCTTCAGGCAGACGGACGTGTTGGAGCGGGTTTCCGGCTTGACGGCCAGGTTGGCGATCCAGTTGTTCTTCTCGATGAACTCGTAGATGACCTTGGCGTTGGCATCGGCACGGCCGATGAGTGCCTTCAGACCACCGAGATTCTTCGCCCACAGCAGCGCGTCGATATAGTCCTCAACGCAGAGCATGGACGGCGTGTTGATGGTTTCGCCGGTGAAGATGCCTTCGATCAGCTTGCCGCCGGAAACCATGCGGAAGATTTTCGGCAGCGGCCATGCCGGCGAATAGCTCAGCAGGCGATCAACAGCACGGGGCGAAAGGATGATGACGCCATGGCCGCCCTCACCGCCCAGAACCTTCTGCCAGGAGAAGGTGACGACGTCGAGTTTCGTAAAGTCCATCTCCTGCGCAAAGGCCGCCGAGGTGGCGTCGCAGATGGTCAGGCCTTTCCGGTCGGCAGGAATGAAATCGGCATTGGGAACGCGGACGCCAGAAGTCGTGCCGTTCCAGGTGAAGACCACGTCACGGTCGAAATCGACCTCGGCGAGGTTCGGCAGCAGGCCGTAATCGGCCTCGAACTTGCGGACGTCCTTCAGCTTGAGCTGCTTGACGACGTCGGTGACCCAACCGGCACCGAAGCTTTCCCAGGCGAGCATATCGACGCCACGTTCACCAAGCAGCGACCAGAGCGCCATTTCAACAGCGCCGGTGTCGGATGCGGGAACGATGCCGATACGATAATCGGCGGGAACATCAAGAATTTCACGGGTGAGATCGATGGCCTGCTTCAGCTTGGCTTTGCCAACCTTGGCGCGATGCGAGCGACCGAGCGGTGCATCGGAGAGAGCATCTAGCGACCAACCGGGGCGCTTCGAGCAGGGACCAGAAGAAAAATGCGTATTGCCCGGACGAACGCCCGGCTTCACTATATCTGTCATTTGACTACCCTTTCAGATAGGCGCCTCTCGTTAGGGAGAGGTGTCCTGACGCCGTTGCTATTCCTGTCGCCGACCTCAGTCAAGCGGAATATGTCGCTGCGCAGAAGAATTTTGGTCCATATGCGTCATGCGCCGCGCCAGATGCCGCAAAAAACAAAACCGCCCGCACCCGGAGGATGCGGACGGTTTGAAACTACCAGCAGGGCGTGACGTTTATTTGTAAACGGCAGGCTGCAGCGGAATATCGGCAGGCGGCATGTACTGCGCGGTATCGCAGCCATTGAAGACATAACGGCCACCGACACGCACTTCGTGCGAATAAAGGCCCTTGTCACGGCCCGGACCGCCATTATTCTCGTAACCGAACATGTCACCCTTGTTGATGTGGCGGAAACGATAGCCGACATCCGCCTTCAGGTTACAGGTAACGTCAATGGAGGCGCCGGCCATCAGGGCGTAGGCGAAGCGCCACTTGCCCTTGCCGCCATGCTCGGTGGTCGGATCGCAGCCGAGGCCGCTTGTGCTGCACGAGGTGTTGCGCAGCTTGTCCCATTTGACATAGGAGCCGCCGATGCCGCCGCCGACATAAGGCGTGATGCGACCGTAAGTTCCGAGATCGACATAGGCATTCGCCATGAGCGTATAAGCCCGCAGCGCACTGAGGTCCGCCGAGACACAGGGACCGGTAACGGAGCCGCATTCACCGCTCGTTGAACCACGGAAATCCGACTTACCCATATAGTCAAACGTCACGTCACTGCGAAAATAGTTGTTGAACTGATAACCGACACCGGCACCGATGATATAACTATCCTTCATCGTCGCGGTGTCAAAATCCCTCAGATCACCACTCGGTCCACCCTGATAATAATGGGCGCCGCGCAGCTTGTTGAAGGAATAACCAACATCGCCGCGCAGATACCAGCCGCTTGCCTGGGTGATCGCAACCTCGGGTGCCTCGACATAGGCAGGTGCTGGCTCGGCTTGATAAAGATCGGCAGCAATAGCACTGGTGCCGGTCAGCAGGACGGCCAGAAATCCGGCCAGGGCGTTTTTCATGACTTCCACTCCAGAAGAGGCACGTGCGTTTTCGGCAGCAGATGCCAGTGAACTGTTCAGTCATGGAGATTGACGTAAAATGGTTAAGTCCCGATTAACCACGATCATTCACTATATTTATTAGCGAATACTAAAAGAAAAAGCCGACCTCGGGGCCGGCTTCTTTCTTTCGTCACTGTTGCGGCAACTCACGCGGCCGAGCGGGCGCTGGAGATGACGCCGACGAGATCGTTGACGATCTTTTCCACCTTCGCACTGTCGTCGCCCTCCGCCATGACGCGGATCAGCGGCTCCGTGCCGGAAGGACGGATGACGAGGCGGCCATTATTGGCCAGCGCACTTTCCGCATCGGCAATCGCCTGCAGCACGACGGGATTTTCCAGCGGCTTGCCGCCGGAAATGCGCACATTCTTCAAGAGCTGCGGCACAGGCTCAAATTTGCGGCACACTTCGCTAACGGTGAGGCCGGAGCGCTTGACCTTGGCGAGAACCTGCAAGGCCGCGACAAGACCGTCGCCGGTCGTGCCATAATCCGAGAGCACGATATGGCCGGACTGTTCACCGCCGACGTTGAAATTGTGGTTGCGCATATGCTCGACGACATAACGGTCACCAACCTTGGTGCGGGCAAGGGTAAGCCCCTTGTCTCCCAGGAAACGTTCCAGGCCGAGATTGGACATGACGGTCGCGACGATACCACCGCCGCGCAGCGTGTTATCGGCGGCCCAGCTATCGGCGATAACGGCCATCAGCTGGTCGCCATCAACGATCTCGCCGCGCTCATCGACGATGATGACCCGGTCCGCATCGCCATCGAGCGCGATGCCGATATCGGCCCGTACCTCATGCACCTTCTTCTGCAGTGCTTCCGGGTGGGTCGAACCGCATTCGAGATTGATGTTGATGCCGTTCGGCTCATTGCCGATGGTGACGACTTCCGCGCCGAGTTCCCAGAGCGCTGCGGGCGCCACCTTGTAGGCAGCACCATTGGCGCAGTCGATGGCGATCCTGAGCCCGCTCAGCGTCACATCACGCGGCAGGGTGCGTTTGACGAATTCGATGTAGCGATAGATATCACCATCCACGCGCTTGGCACGGCCGATTTCGGCCGGCTTGGCCAGCTGGGCATAGATATCCTTGTCGAGAAGATCCTCAATCTCCAGCTCCAGCTCGTCGGAGAGCTTGTAGCCATCGGGACCAAAAAGCTTGATGCCGTTATCGGAGAAAGGGTTGTGCGAGGCGGAGATCATCACACCGATATCCGCGCGAAGCGAGCGGGTCAGCATGGCAACGGCCGGCGTTGGGATAGGGCCGAGCAGGAAAACATCGAGACCGGCTGCGGTGAAACCCGCAACCAGCGCATTTTCCAGCATGTAGCCGGAAAGGCGCGTATCCTTGCCGATCACGACACGGTGGCGATGATGGCCGCGACGGAAAATCGTCCCGACGGCAATACCCACGCGCATCGCCAGGTCAGGTGTCATGGGAAAGACGTTCGATTGTCCGCGGATACCATCGGTTCCGAAATAACGGCGTGCCATTTGAACTCCAAATCTCTCGGGCATTCCGGCGAAAGATAAAAATAGCCGGAAGCGTTTTTGGCTAGATGCCACAAACCACGATAAACAGCACGTAAATTACCGCAAAAATGGCTTATATCTTGTTACCAAAATGAAAAGGCCACCCGGAAGCCCGGATGGCCTTTTACAATCATTCATTCGCGCAGGCGATCAGTGCGGCTGCGGTTCCATGCCGCCTTCGGCTTCGCCGTCGCCCTTGGCCTCGCCCTCGCCCTTTACTTCACTGGGGCCGTCCTTCTTGGCGCCGGCTTTCGGCACTGCCGAACCACGGCTGCCGGGAGAATCGTCACCCAGATCGCGGGCAGGCTTTTCGCCTCTCAGCAACGCCTTGATCTCGTCACCCGTCAGGGTCTCATATTCGAGAAGACCCTCAGCAATTGCGACGAAGCCATCGTGGTTGTCCGTGAGGATACGCCGTGCCTCAGTGTAGGCCTCGTCAATCAGACGGCGGACTTCGGTGTCGATCGTCTGGGCCGTTGCCTCGGAGACGTTCTTCGACTGCGAGACGGAATGGCCGAGGAACACTTCCTGCTGGTTTTCACCATAGGCCACCTGACCGAGAGCATCCGAGAAACCCCATTGCGTGACCATGGCGCGGGCAAGCTTGGTGGCCTGCTCGATATCCGAAGACGCGCCTGAAGTGATGTTCTCCTTGCCGAAAGTCAGTTCTTCGGCAACACGTCCACCCATCATGATCACAAGGCGCGACACCATCCACTTGTAGCTCATGGAATAGCGGTCGCCTTCGGGCAGCTGCATCACCATGCCGAGTGCACGGCCGCGCGGAATAATCGTCGCCTTGTGCAGCGGATCGGCCACGGCAACCTTCAGCGCGGTAATCGCATGGCCGGCCTCATGATAGGCAGTCAGCTTCTTTTCTGCTTCGGTCATGGCGGAGGAGCGGCGTTCCGCACCCATCATGATCTTGTCCTTGGCGTCTTCGAACTCCTGCATGGTGACCACACGCTTGTTGCGGCGGGCGGCCATGAGGGCGGCTTCGTTGACGAGGTTCATCAGGTCAGCACCGGAGAAGCCGGGCGTACCGCGGGCCAGAACCTTGAGATCGACATTCGGCGCCAGCGGCACGTTGCGGATATGCACCTTAAGGATACGCTCGCGGCCGACAATATCCGGGTTCGGCACAACGACCTGACGGTCGAAACGGCCGGGACGCAGCAATGCGGGGTCAAGAACGTCGGGACGGTTGGTGGCGGCGATGAGGATGATACCCTCATTGGCCTCGAAGCCGTCCATTTCGACCAGCAGCTGGTTCAGCGTCTGTTCGCGCTCATCGTTACCGCCGCCAAGACCGGCGCCACGATGGCGGCCGACGGCGTCGATTTCGTCGATGAAGATGATGCAGGGCGCATTCTTCTTGGCTTGCTCGAACATGTCACGCACGCGGCTTGCGCCGACGCCGACGAACATTTCAACGAAGTCCGAACCGGAAATGGTGAAGAACGGCACATTGGCTTCACCGGCGACGGAGCGCGCAAGAAGCGTCTTACCAGTACCCGGAGGGCCGACCAGCAGCACGCCGCGCGGGATTTTACCGCCGAGACGCTGGAACTTCTGCGGATCACGCAGGAATTCCACGATTTCCTCGAGATCCTGCTTGGCTTCGTCCACACCTGCGACGTCGTCAAACGTCACGCGGCCATGGGCTTCCGTCAGGAGCTTGGCCTTGGACTTGCCAAAGCCCATCGCACCACGAGAACCGCCCTGCATCTGCCGCATGAAGAACAGCCAGACGCCAAGAATGAGGAACATCGGCAGAAGCGTGCCGAGATAGCTCAGGAAACCCGAGGAACCGTCGCTTTCCGGACGCGCCACGATGGTGACGTTCTTGCTCTGCAAGCGCTCCATCAGGCTGTCGTCAATGACGGGGGAATAGGTCTGAAAGGCCGTGCCGTTTTCGGTATAGGTTCCGAGAACCCGGTTACCAGTGACAGTCACGTCGCGAACTCGCCCGGAATCCACGTCACGAAGAAACTGGGAATACGGAATCTCCCGCGAACCCGTTTGCGTCGGCGACGTCTGGAACATGCTGAACAGCGCGATCAGCAAGAGGGCGATCACGGCCCACAAGGCGAAATTTCTGAAATTTGGGTTCATCGAACTCCCCGAACTCACACGGACATATCTGCTGCCCGCCATTATGTGCCCCTAACATAAGGACGACATATGCCGTTGCCAAGGCAAAGCGCATTATCTGATGCGTTTTGGTGTAAAAACTATTCCAAGGCAATTCACGAAAAAGAGGCCGGATTTAAACCGGTGGCTGTG
The DNA window shown above is from Agrobacterium tumefaciens and carries:
- the ftsH gene encoding ATP-dependent zinc metalloprotease FtsH, with the translated sequence MNPNFRNFALWAVIALLLIALFSMFQTSPTQTGSREIPYSQFLRDVDSGRVRDVTVTGNRVLGTYTENGTAFQTYSPVIDDSLMERLQSKNVTIVARPESDGSSGFLSYLGTLLPMFLILGVWLFFMRQMQGGSRGAMGFGKSKAKLLTEAHGRVTFDDVAGVDEAKQDLEEIVEFLRDPQKFQRLGGKIPRGVLLVGPPGTGKTLLARSVAGEANVPFFTISGSDFVEMFVGVGASRVRDMFEQAKKNAPCIIFIDEIDAVGRHRGAGLGGGNDEREQTLNQLLVEMDGFEANEGIILIAATNRPDVLDPALLRPGRFDRQVVVPNPDIVGRERILKVHIRNVPLAPNVDLKVLARGTPGFSGADLMNLVNEAALMAARRNKRVVTMQEFEDAKDKIMMGAERRSSAMTEAEKKLTAYHEAGHAITALKVAVADPLHKATIIPRGRALGMVMQLPEGDRYSMSYKWMVSRLVIMMGGRVAEELTFGKENITSGASSDIEQATKLARAMVTQWGFSDALGQVAYGENQQEVFLGHSVSQSKNVSEATAQTIDTEVRRLIDEAYTEARRILTDNHDGFVAIAEGLLEYETLTGDEIKALLRGEKPARDLGDDSPGSRGSAVPKAGAKKDGPSEVKGEGEAKGDGEAEGGMEPQPH
- the glmM gene encoding phosphoglucosamine mutase; its protein translation is MARRYFGTDGIRGQSNVFPMTPDLAMRVGIAVGTIFRRGHHRHRVVIGKDTRLSGYMLENALVAGFTAAGLDVFLLGPIPTPAVAMLTRSLRADIGVMISASHNPFSDNGIKLFGPDGYKLSDELELEIEDLLDKDIYAQLAKPAEIGRAKRVDGDIYRYIEFVKRTLPRDVTLSGLRIAIDCANGAAYKVAPAALWELGAEVVTIGNEPNGININLECGSTHPEALQKKVHEVRADIGIALDGDADRVIIVDERGEIVDGDQLMAVIADSWAADNTLRGGGIVATVMSNLGLERFLGDKGLTLARTKVGDRYVVEHMRNHNFNVGGEQSGHIVLSDYGTTGDGLVAALQVLAKVKRSGLTVSEVCRKFEPVPQLLKNVRISGGKPLENPVVLQAIADAESALANNGRLVIRPSGTEPLIRVMAEGDDSAKVEKIVNDLVGVISSARSAA
- a CDS encoding Tim44 domain-containing protein; the encoded protein is MFAAFRRFKGLFAVAALGIAVSFVAVDMAEARRASGGFGSRGTRTFSTPPSTSTAPGQTAPINRSMTPNTNQATPGAAQPARPGAQAPQQSRGLFGGMMGGLMGGLLMGGLFGMLMGGGFGGMAGFFGMLLQVLLIGGLVMLAMRFFASRRQGQPAYGSAAGSQRTDHSGSSFNGGSQAGPSASSFKIPKIGALAGAAGGAAAATAATAKPVPHANAVSEGDEIGITQSDLETFQKMLQDVQSAYGAEDYGTLRKLTTPEAMSYLAEELSDNATSGVKNDVRDVTLLQGDVAEAWHEEGQDYATVAMRYSAIDVMRDRTSGKVIEGDEQHPSEAVEMWTFVRRPGNDNWQVAAIQAAA
- a CDS encoding phosphoserine transaminase, with the translated sequence MTDIVKPGVRPGNTHFSSGPCSKRPGWSLDALSDAPLGRSHRAKVGKAKLKQAIDLTREILDVPADYRIGIVPASDTGAVEMALWSLLGERGVDMLAWESFGAGWVTDVVKQLKLKDVRKFEADYGLLPNLAEVDFDRDVVFTWNGTTSGVRVPNADFIPADRKGLTICDATSAAFAQEMDFTKLDVVTFSWQKVLGGEGGHGVIILSPRAVDRLLSYSPAWPLPKIFRMVSGGKLIEGIFTGETINTPSMLCVEDYIDALLWAKNLGGLKALIGRADANAKVIYEFIEKNNWIANLAVKPETRSNTSVCLKIVDPDVQALDAAAQADFAKGVVALLEKENVALDIGAYRDAPSGLRVWAGATIETADMEAVMPWLAWAYQTQKAALSRAAA
- the serA gene encoding phosphoglycerate dehydrogenase; translated protein: MAPRVLVSDELSETAVQIFRDRGVEVDFQPKLGKDKDKLAEIIGNYDGLAIRSATKATEKLIEAATNLKVIGRAGIGVDNVDIPAASRRGIIVMNTPFGNSITTAEHAIALMFAVARQLPAADSSTQAGKWEKSKFMGVEITGKTLGVIGAGNIGGIVCSRALGLKMHVLAYDPFLSPERAQEMGVTKVELDELLAQADFITLHVPMTDKTRGILNAENLAKTKKGVRIVNCARGGLVDEAALAEAIKSGHVAGAGFDVFEVEPATESPLFGLPNVVCTPHLGASTTEAQENVALQVAEQMSDYLVKGAVSNAINMPSITAEEAPRLKPFIRLADVLGSFVGQVQESATKEIEILYDGATANMNTKALTSALLAGLIRSQVADVNMVSAPVMIKEKGIILSEVKRDKTGVYDGYIKLTVKTENQIRSVAGTVFSDGKPRFIQIKNINMDADVGSHMIYITNTDVPGMIGFMGTTLGEAGVNIANFQLGREKEAGDAIALLYVDGPVSEEVLDKLRANSAIRQVKPLTFNVD
- a CDS encoding outer membrane protein; protein product: MKNALAGFLAVLLTGTSAIAADLYQAEPAPAYVEAPEVAITQASGWYLRGDVGYSFNKLRGAHYYQGGPSGDLRDFDTATMKDSYIIGAGVGYQFNNYFRSDVTFDYMGKSDFRGSTSGECGSVTGPCVSADLSALRAYTLMANAYVDLGTYGRITPYVGGGIGGSYVKWDKLRNTSCSTSGLGCDPTTEHGGKGKWRFAYALMAGASIDVTCNLKADVGYRFRHINKGDMFGYENNGGPGRDKGLYSHEVRVGGRYVFNGCDTAQYMPPADIPLQPAVYK